A genomic region of Amphiura filiformis chromosome 6, Afil_fr2py, whole genome shotgun sequence contains the following coding sequences:
- the LOC140155277 gene encoding diamine acetyltransferase 1-like isoform X2 has protein sequence MAGKYILREACIDDCRVIHNLLQELTKYDKKPEEYENKIETLMADGFGEQAWFKCIVAEYVENNGNTEESKEIVGFVMYTFGYDGWKGRVLNITDLYITQEHRATKLGHLILMRLALIVEANKVIKICGIVSDWNTGARRFYSAVGAIDYSTEVPEAQRQHYFAASWESIKDNLKTT, from the exons ATGGCTGGTAAATACATCTTACGTGAAGCTTGTATTGATGATTGTCGTGTGATTCATAACCTACTTCAAGAATTAACGAAATACGACAAAAAACCTGAAGAGtatgaaaacaaaattgaaa CACTGATGGCCGATGGATTTGGAGAGCAGGCCTGGTTTAAGTGTATTGTTGCAGAATATGTAGAAAACAATGGAAACACAGAAGAGAGTAAGGAGATCGTTGGCTTTGTCATGTACACATTTGGTTACGATGGATGGAAAGGTCGAGTGTTGAATATAACAGATCTCTATATTACTCAAGAACATAGAG CCACCAAACTGGGCCACCTTATCTTGATGCGACTTGCATTG ATTGTCGAAGCCAACAAGGTAATAAAGATATGCGGTATAGTTAGTGATTGGAATACCGGTGCAAGGCGATTCTATAGCGCCGTTGGCGCCATCGACTACTCAACAGAGGTTCCTGAAGCCCAAAGACAACACTACTTCGCTGCATCTTGGGAATCAATAAAGGATAACCTCAAAACGACATGA
- the LOC140155277 gene encoding diamine acetyltransferase 1-like isoform X1, whose product MAGKYILREACIDDCRVIHNLLQELTKYDKKPEEYENKIETLMADGFGEQAWFKCIVAEYVENNGNTEESKEIVGFVMYTFGYDGWKGRVLNITDLYITQEHRATKLGHLILMRLALIVETNKVIKMCGIVSDWNTGARRFYSAVGAIDYSTEVPEAQRQHYFAASWESIKAQMKTLQGLYAKCEYDDASDSTHIIKDSLYDNASM is encoded by the exons ATGGCTGGTAAATACATCTTACGTGAAGCTTGTATTGATGATTGTCGTGTGATTCATAACCTACTTCAAGAATTAACGAAATACGACAAAAAACCTGAAGAGtatgaaaacaaaattgaaa CACTGATGGCCGATGGATTTGGAGAGCAGGCCTGGTTTAAGTGTATTGTTGCAGAATATGTAGAAAACAATGGAAACACAGAAGAGAGTAAGGAGATCGTTGGCTTTGTCATGTACACATTTGGTTACGATGGATGGAAAGGTCGAGTGTTGAATATAACAGATCTCTATATTACTCAAGAACATAGAG CCACCAAACTGGGCCACCTTATCTTGATGCGACTTGCATTG ATTGTCGAAACCAACAAGGTAATAAAGATGTGCGGTATAGTTAGTGATTGGAATACCGGTGCAAGGCGATTCTATAGCGCCGTTGGCGCCATCGACTACTCAACAGAGGTTCCTGAAGCCCAAAGACAACACTACTTCGCTGCATCTTGGGAATCAATAAAGGCGCAGATGAAAACACTACAGGGACTATATGctaaatgtgaatatgatgacgCCTCGGATTCTACTCACATAATCAAGGATAGCCTCTATGATAACGCCTCAATGTAG